A window from Podospora bellae-mahoneyi strain CBS 112042 chromosome 1 map unlocalized CBS112042p_1, whole genome shotgun sequence encodes these proteins:
- a CDS encoding uncharacterized protein (EggNog:ENOG503PNTN; COG:S): MPNLANLRHQHCWECRRRRVVCDGQQPVCNKCRTAGIVCPGYADKKPLQWLAPGQVMSRPKKRKGQGRLPSLRPQVSCPSPKREAPLTLPVSQKRHRNHPATPPITPTLRPEMFDIIAAMLYYNARIYPDLQSHQLGPSQFVFPILTVEDIPLSVLHTLVSVTINHRIMQMSDCCPEIDLVKPILPRFYHHRGITIRAIHELLDAEETRRGLEAVVSVYAFLFAFLQQSMTPSWRTHVDGFMTLLEFHGGFLEIIDRCDQMRPSLVGLMITAVLANTTSPPDNQFQVADTVTTLRLTEDYYTEVYFPPMSCPTPLFIKLILINELRAREPSHPKTKQAALGILGQIDLFSPEDWTSNLEKSVFANREEFLVIGRVFHASVALYCILSLVSTGALKLTREVEVLRAKYAQALFSILETGMTTPRARKRMTWPLIVAGVEAARAGADVQKYIGRCLVDMARDQGISPPLVAKRLLERFWVGGGERKWDDCWDGAYAFIM; this comes from the exons ATGCCCAATCTTGCTAACCTGCGTCACCAGCACTGCTGGGAGTGCAGACGGAGACGGGTCGTGTGTGACGGTCAACAACCCGTCTGCAACAAGTGCCGGACCGCTGGCATCGTCTGTCCCGGGTATGCAGACAAAAAGCCACTGCAATGGCTAGCCCCGGGGCAAGTCATGTCCCGGCCGAAGAAGCGGAAGGGCCAAGGGCGGTTACCATCTCTCCGGCCGCAAGTGTCGTGTCCTAGTCCAAAGAGAGAGGCTCCTCTCACGCTCCCCGTGTCCCAGAAGCGCCACCGCAACCACCCGGCAACTCCACCTATCACTCCTACTCTCCGGCCGGAAATGTTTGATATTATTGCGGCTATGTTGTATT ACAACGCCCGGATCTATCCCGACCTCCAGTCTCACCAGCTCGGCCCGAGCCAGTTTGTTTTTCCGATATTGACGGTAGAAGACATCCCGCTGTCTGTCCTCCACACGCTGGTTTcagtcaccatcaaccaccgAATCATGCAAATGTCCGACTGCTGTCCCGAAATTGACCTGGTGAAGCCCATCTTGCCAAGATtttaccaccaccgcggcaTCACCATCCGCGCCATTCACGAATTACTCGACGCTGAAGAAACCCGCCGCGGTCTTGAAGCCGTCGTAAGCGTGTACGCCTTCCTCTTTGCGTTCCTCCAACAATCCATGACCCCATCTTGGAGGACGCACGTGGACGGGTTCATGACCCTGCTGGAGTTTCACGGCGGGTTTTTGGAGATAATAGACCGGTGTGATCAGATGAGGCCGAGTCTGGTAGGGCTGATGAT CACCGCAGTACtagccaacaccaccagccctcccGACAACCAGTTTCAAGTCGCCGACACAgtcaccaccctccgcctGACGGAGGATTACTACACCGAAGTCTACTTCCCCCCCATGTCCtgcccaacccccctctttATCAAATTAATCCTCATCAACGAGTTACGCGCTCGAGAGCCTTCCCACCCGAAAACAAAGCAAGCCgccctcggcatcctcggcCAGATAGACCTCTTTTCCCCAGAGGACTGGACGTCAAATCTGGAGAAGTCAGTATTTGCCAACAGGGAGGAGTTTCTTGTCATTGGCCGCGTGTTTCACGCCAGCGTTGCGCTGTACTGCATACTATCGCTGGTGAGCACCGGGGCTTTGAAGTTAACCCGGGAAGTGGAGGTGTTGCGAGCCAAGTACGCCCAGGCTTTGTTTTCGATACTGGAGACGGGGATGACTACACCGAGggcaaggaagaggatgactTGGCCGTTGATCGTAGCTGGCgtggaggcggcgagggctgGGGCGGACGTGCAGAAGTATATTGGGCGGTGTTTGGTTGATATGGCTCGTGACCAGGGGATATCACCGCCTTTGGTGGCGAAGAGATTGCTGGAGCGGTTCTgggtcggaggaggggaaaggaagTGGGATGATTGTTGGGATGGGGCTTATGCATTTATCATGTGA
- a CDS encoding uncharacterized protein (EggNog:ENOG503NVR9; COG:G), producing MAISDRKLSARALSFSVLSFVANLASAKLASTGLSVNFNDVDYYISPFSSGKLDVSKKTLCNLKAPSVLGFKPITVVNHEGVSEKDLTGLLSTWAQTDDVYQDAFADAVFVAESKGKKPRNVVAERAPKKDSKSIVSVKSTKIPSGPYFLEVSTGSVYPVYRLYEDFAGAFVESLIPTPEGKFQPLSAQTSGSASLTIGVPSRLYYTKTAEKPLAGVRIGIKDIYRLAGVKGSNGNRAWYNLYPASNYTGPAVQNLIDAGAVVVGLQKTSQFANGESATSDWVDYHAPFNPRGDGYQDTSSSSSGAGASVAAYEWLDIALGSDTGGSVRGPAGVQGLFGNRPSHNLVSLDNVMPLSPTLDTPGFLVRDPQIWEDAQAAMYGKNYKSLAKTKPSYPTKIWTYNFPTSARTDAQKILLDFADSLAKFVSGSLTPLNLEGEWAASKPAEAGALTVSQLLNTTYATLITKEQIELVREPFYPANDGRRPFVNPVPLSRWGYGDSIGDDVLQEAYRAKLTFMSWFNEKILPPVDDEKQCSSGLFLYVSSQGGQNPRNRYRSQPGVPFGFSAGRISVYTEIPDVVFPLGEVTGFSAISNHDEFFPVGVSVMAAKGCDGLLTKLALDLVEAGIIKTPKAGGTLNGDKILMRRAAEDLHQ from the exons ATGGCCATCTCTGACAGAAAGCTCTCGGCTCgcgccttgagcttctccgTTCTCTCCTTTGTTGCAAATCTGGCCTCGGCCAAACTCGCATCCACCGGCCTCTCAGTCAACTTCAACGACGTCGACTACtacatctcccccttctcctccgggaAGCTCGATGTTTCGAAGAAGACTTTGTGCAACCTCAAGGCCCCAAGCGTGCTCGGATTCAAGCCTATAACCGTCGTGAACCATGAAGGTGTCTCCGAGAAGGATCTCACCGGCCTGCTGTCAACCTGGGCACAGACGGATGATGTCTATCAAGACGCCTTCGCCGATGCTGTCTTTGTGGCCGAGTCGAAGGGCAAAAAGCCTAGGAATGTCGTCGCTGAGAGGGCCCCCAAGAAGGATAGCAAGTCGATCGTCTCGGTGAAGAGCACCAAGATTCCCAGCGGCCCATACTTCCTCGAGGTCAGCACCGGGTCTGTGTATCCCGTCTACCGCCTGTACGAAGATTTCGCTGGAGCCTTTGTCGAGTCTCTgatccccacccccgaggGCAAGTTCCAGCCCCTATCTGCCCAGACGAGCGGCTCTGCATCCCTCACCATCGGTGTCCCATCCAGGCTCTACTACACTAAGACAGCCGAGAAGCCTCTCGCCGGTGTTCGCATCGGTATCAAGGATATCTACCGCCTGGCGGGCGTGAAGGGTTCTAACGGAAATCGTGCCTGGTACAATCTTTATCCTGCCAGCAACTACACCGGCCCTGCCGTTCAGAATCTCATCGATGCCGGtgcggtggttgttggtcttCAAAAGACCTCCCAGTTCGCCAACGGCGAGTCTGCTACTTCGGACTGGGTTGACTACCACGCTCCATTCAACCCCAGGGGTGATGGGTATCAGGAtacttcctcatcctcgtcgggTGCTGGTGCCTCGGTTGCGGCTTACGAGTGGCTCGACATCGCCCTTGGCAGTGATACTGGTGGGTCTGTTCGTGGCCCGGCTGGTGTTCAGGGTCTGTTTGGCAACCGTCCCTCTCATAATCTGGTCTCGCTGGACAATGTCATGCCTCTTTCTCCCACTCTTGACACCCCCGGCTTCCTTGTCCGTGACCCTCAGATCTGGGAGGATGCCCAGGCAGCTATGTATGGCAAGAACTACAAGTCTCTCGCCAAGACCAAGCCCAGCTATCCCACCAAGATCTGGACTTACAACTTTCCTACTTCGGCGAGAACTGATGCTCAAAAGATTCTTCTCGACTTTGCCGACTCTCTTGCAAAGTTCGTCAGCGGCAGCCTGACGCCTTTGAACCTTGAGGGCGAGTGGGCTGCGTCCAAGCCTGCTGAAGCCGGTGCTCTTACCGTCTCTCAGCTGTTGAACACTACCTACgccaccctcatcaccaaggagCAGATTGAGCTTGTTCGTGAGCCCTTCTACC CTGCCAATGACGGCCGCCGGCCATTCGTCAACCCTGTCCCCCTCAGCCGCTGGGGCTACGGCGACTCAATTGGGGACGATGTCCTCCAGGAGGCCTATCGTGCAAAGTTGACCTTCATGTCCTGGTTCAACGAGAAGATTCTCCCCCCTGTCGATGATGAGAAGCAGTGCTCTTCCGGTCTGTTCCTCTACGTTTCTTCACAAGGTGGTCAGAATCCCCGCAACCGCTATCGCAGCCAGCCTGGAGTTCCCTTCGGCTTCAGTGCCGGCAGAATCAGTGTTTACACCGAGATTCCCGACGTGGTCTTCCCTCTGGGTGAAGTTACAGGGTTCAgcgccatctccaaccaTGATGAGTTCTTCCCTGTCGGCGTCTCTGTCATGGCTGCCAAGGGCTGCGATGGTTTGTTGACCAAGTTGGCGTTGGATTTGGTTGAGGCTGGGATTATCAAGACCCCCAAGGCTGGGGGTACCCTGAACGGTGACAAGATTTTGATGAGaagggcggcggaggatCTCCACCAGTGA
- a CDS encoding uncharacterized protein (COG:E; COG:I; EggNog:ENOG503NXPY), translating to MAALVIGLGAASLLLLTYTYLSRLSSILKSTPEAVLKVSPKRWTKEELRQAYQRLEKNLITTKTYADRIPPKLDRRYIITGGSGLVGGYIVLQLLERGQSPESIRIVEFRPLNRADMVSGPASTVDFVKADISSAESTNNAFEKSWPSSVAHLPLTVFHTAAVIVPSDRSKLVYGLCESVNVRGTRNVLDAARKAGADVLISTSSGGVSIRPIELWISPLELLLSPKNKLPEIKNYLQIMDEKDFFEPPRKHEEHFANYAVSKARAERTVCGANSPELRTGSIRPANGVYGQPGDNTLGGSLAMSDCPTWCAHIIQPFVHGINVAIAHLDYEAVLAANPKAPQAGRPFMITDPNPPISYIDMYLAIETLATTPFKLIRLPPLPMWFLSYIVEWYSLLPVKYPFLRRILPELKGDIKHMKPGLFSVTTHMVATNENASRSVDEGGLGFRGVVTTLEGMVQEIVEWNVEHKGEKKAKKFQTSISFAEEIAKAAEAAGVMEKMGK from the exons ATGGCCGCCCTGGTGATAGGGCTGGGCGCCGCCtcgctccttctcctgaCTTATACCTACCTCTCGCGTCTCAGCAGCATCCTGAAAAGCACCCCCGAAGCAGTATTGAAGGTGTCTCCGAAAAGATGGACCAAAGAAGAGCTGCGACAGGCATATCAGCGCCTCGAAAAGAATCTTATTACCACCAAAACCTATGCAGATCGTATTCCCCCCAAGTTGGATAGACGATACATCATCACTGGGGGCTCTG gtcttgttggtggctaCATTGTCCTACAGCTTCTGGAACGTGGTCAATCTCCAGAAAGCATTCGCATCGTGGAGTTTCGGCCTCTCAACCGGGCTGACATGGTCAGTGGGCCAGCATCAACGGTCGACTTTGTCAAGGCGGACATCTCCTCAGCCGAGTCCACTAACAATGCTTTTGAGAAATCATGGCCATCCTCTGTTGCTCACCTTCCCTTGACGGTCTTTCACACAGCGGCAGTCATTGTGCCATCGGACCGGTCCAAACTCGTCTACGGTCTCTGTGAAAGTGTCAATGTTCGGGGCACCCGGAACGTCCTCGACGCAGCTCGCAAAGCCGGGGCCGATGTACTGATCTCGACATCCTCTGGCGGCGTCAGTATTCGGCCCATTGAACTCTGGATTTCACCTCTAGAGCTACTCCTGTCACCCAAGAATAAGCTCCCCGAGATAAAGAACTACCTCCAAATCATGGACGAAAAGGACTTCTTTGAGCCACCTCGCAAGCATGAGGAGCACTTTGCCAACTACGCCGTCTCCAAAGCCAGGGCTGAGAGAACAGTTTGTGGTGCCAACAGCCCCGAGCTCCGAACTGGAAGCATCAGACCAGCAAACGGTGTCTACGGGCAACCAGGCGACAATACCCTCGGTGGCTCTCTCGCCATGAGCGACTGCCCCACCTGGTGCGCGCACATCATCCAACCCTTCGTCCACGGCATCAACGTCGCCATTGCCCACCTTGACTATGAAGCCGTCCTGGCTGCTAACCCCAAAGCACCACAAGCTGGCCGCCCCTTCATGATCAccgaccctaaccctcccaTCAGCTACATCGACATGTATCTAGCTATCGAGACGCTGGCTACCACTCCGTTCAAGCTCATTCGTTTGCCTCCGCTGCCAATGTGGTTTCTTTCCTACATTGTCGAGTGGTACTCCCTCTTGCCGGTCAAATACCCCTTCTTGAGAAGGATTCTGCCTGAGCTCAAGGGGGATATCAAGCACATGAAGCCTGGTTTGTTCAGTGTTACCACTCACATGGTAGCTACGAACGAGAATGCCAGTCGGtctgttgatgagggggggttggggtttaggggggtggtgacgacCCTGGAGGGTATGGTGCAGGAGATTGTGGAGTGGAATGTCGAGCacaagggggagaagaaggccaagaagttCCAGACGAGTATTTCGTTTGCGGAGGAGATTGCaaaggcggccgaggcggcgggggtgatggagaagatggggaaGTGA
- a CDS encoding uncharacterized protein (COG:P; EggNog:ENOG503P3JM) encodes MSHSGHGGGMGDGPACKISMLWNWYTIDACFLSSSWHITTNGAFAATCIGVILMVILLEALRRIGKEYDEHIQRDFAARVALISNGGLAPSSAAPSCPGAASSSSSNEAVAPQTVTFRASPLQQLIRSLIHTATFGLAYIIMLLAMYYNGYVIISILIGALLGKFLCDWMTKTVVIGADGTAAVKNGGLVGGGIDEPTVCCG; translated from the exons ATGTCACACTCCggccacggcggcggcatgggCGACGGCCCCGCCTGCAAAATTTCC ATGCTCTGGAACTGGTACACAATCGACGCctgcttcctctcctcttcatggcacatcaccaccaacggcgCCTTCGCGGCCACCTGTATAGGCGTCATCCTGAtggtcatcctcctcgaagcCCTCCGCCGCATTGGCAAGGAATACGACGAGCACATCCAGCGGGACTTTGCAGCAAGGGTAGCACTGATCTCTAACGGCGGTCTTGCCCCCTCTTCCGCCGCGCCGTCATGCCCCGGTGCtgcctcgtcgtcgtcgtcgaacGAAGCGGTTGCTCCTCAGACAGTCACTTTCCGCGCGAGCCCACTGCAGCAGCTTATCCGCTCGTTGATCCACACTGCTACTTTTGGGCTGGCGTATATTATCATGTTGTTGGCCATGTATTATAATGGGTATGTGATTATTAGTATTTTGATCGGGGCGTTGCTGGGCAAGTTCTTGTGTGATTGGATGACCAAGACGGTGGTGATTGGGGCGGATGgaacggcggcggtgaaGAACGGGGggctggtggggggtgggattgATGAGCCTACTGTTTGCTGTGGGTGA
- a CDS encoding uncharacterized protein (COG:P; COG:Q; EggNog:ENOG503NVUB): MESLTTPNSILRRQHIQNFSEASQLEPHWGYAYRVVPCTNDPGSCAYLDVVYDAHDVGMLYTGIFWATVLGILLIWGIGRRVFPAREPVDDLLAQLSTNESTPQRPKTSFLSRSFGAVASSVRHHLLPTAPLRTIFGHTTRLQLVILAVLTSYLSIWSLVGIVYGKWVTPIKGQPADVVNTRTSLGPWADRVGVLAYALTPLSVLFAARESILSAVTGVPYTSFMFLHKWTGYIILVQSLLHTLGWVLIEGWLYKPQPDVWNKWVVQEYAIWGFVALGLLVLLWICSFQWVIKNVTGYEFFRKAHYVMAMVYIGALIGHWEELQCFLVPGIVLWVVDRLARLVRMGMLHCGYQRKEGRWGFSSAEAEAKFWKDERFGDVVRLDFEHHQKAWSIGQHFFLCFTEGSLWQSHPFTPLSLPQINNVGDVKHSYIFRAKGGETRKIARVIEEKLKEQKEGRTTTNVVLQGPYGENIVEGLTQDVNVLCVAGGTGITYVLPVLLRLVREKVNPDRKIELVWAVKRKQDLEWVEPELEELRRLGAAHGLQIRIFVTAEDVAPGVRTATGDEKKVSEDVDSKSVSVGSDESQNQRPDVNVAVNEFVANVAQGSTRVFGSGPPSMITELREAVAQRNSGSKVWKGEGRFDVRLVCDDRLEW; this comes from the coding sequence ATGGAGTCGCtcacaaccccaaactccatCCTTCGGCGTCAGCACATCCAGAACTTCTCAGAAGCCTCCCAACTAGAGCCTCACTGGGGCTACGCCTACCGTGTAGTCCCCTGCACAAACGACCCAGGGTCATGCGCCTATCTAGACGTGGTCTATGACGCCCACGATGTAGGCATGCTATACACGGGCATCTTCTGGGCCACCGTCCTgggcatcctcctcatctgggGCATCGGTCGCCGTGTCTTCCCAGCCCGAGAACCAGTCgacgacctcctcgcccagctATCCACCAAcgaatcaaccccccaacgTCCCAAAACCAGCTTCCTCTCTCGTTCCTTTGGCGCGGTCGCCTCCTCCGTTagacaccacctcctccccaccgctcCCCTGAGGACCATCTTCGGGCACACTACCCGCCTCCAactcgtcatcctcgccgtcttGACAAGCTACCTATCCATCTGGTCCTTGGTGGGAATCGTCTACGGGAAATGGGTAACCCCCATCAAAGGCCAGCCAGCAGACGTAGTCAACACGCGCACCTCCCTCGGCCCCTGGGCCGACCGCGTCGGCGTCCTCGCCTACGCGCTCACCCCCTTATCCGTCCTCTTTGCCGCCAGAGAGTCGATCCTCTCAGCCGTCACCGGCGTCCCATACACCTCCTTCATGTTCCTTCACAAATGGACAGGCTACATCATCCTCGTGcaatccctcctccacactcTAGGTTGGGTCCTGATCGAAGGCTGGCTGtacaaaccccaacccgacGTCTGGAACAAGTGGGTGGTGCAGGAATACGCCATCTGGGGCTTCGttgccctcggcctcctcgtcctcctgtGGATCTGCTCCTTCCAGTGGGTCATCAAGAACGTCACCGGGTACGAATTCTTCCGCAAGGCGCACTACGTCATGGCCATGGTCTACATTGGTGCGTTGATCGGTCACTGGGAGGAACTGCAGTGTTTTCTCGTGCCCGGTATTGTCCTCTGGGTGGTTGACCGGCTTGCCAGATTAGtgcggatggggatgttgcACTGTGGGTACCAACGCAAGGAAGGACGGTGGGGGTTTTCCAGTGCCGAGGCGGAAGCAAAGTTCTGGAAGGATgagaggtttggggatgtggttcGGTTGGATTTTGAGCATCATCAGAAGGCGTGGAGTATTGGGCAGCACTTCTTTTTGTGTTTTACCGAGGGGAGTCTGTGGCAGAGTCATCCTTTTACTCCGTTGTCGCTCCCTCAGATTAACAACGTTGGGGACGTCAAGCATTCGTATATTTTTCGggcgaaggggggggagacgAGAAAGATTGCGAGGGTGATtgaggagaagttgaaggagcagaaggaagggaggacgacgacgaatgTGGTGCTTCAGGGGCCGTATGGGGAGAATATTGTGGAGGGCTTGACGCAGGATGTGAATGTGCTTTGCGTGGCTGGCGGAACGGGGATTACCTATGTCCTGCCTGTTTTGTTGAGattggtgagggagaaggtgaaCCCCGACAGGAAGATCGAGCTGGTCTGGGCGGTGAAGAGAAAGCAGGATCTTGAATGGGTTGAGCCagagttggaggagctgaggaggCTGGGTGCTGCGCATGGATTGCAGATTCGAATCTTTGTTACTGCTGAGGATGTTGCTCCTGGAGTCAGGACGGCAACCGGcgatgagaagaaggtgtCGGAGGATGTGGACTCCAAGTCGGTGTCTGTGGGCAGTGACGAAAGCCAGAACCAGCGGCCTGACGTCAATGTGGCTGTCAATGAGTTTGTCGCCAACGTCGCTCAGGGCTCCACGCGCGTTTTTGGTAGCGGGCCACCGAGCATGATCACGGAGCTGCGTGAGGCTGTTGCGCAAAGAAACTCTGGATCGAAGGTGTGGAAGGGTGAGGGGAGATTTGACGTTCGTCTTGTTTGCGATGATCGGTTGGAATGGTGA
- a CDS encoding uncharacterized protein (COG:O; EggNog:ENOG503NV2A; MEROPS:MER0093133): MAILQYLLASVALVAPVVNGYKGFRTSLTLGDFKEQMEEREMRTALIHPRDTDLEKLYPAQTIQMPIDHFHNDSIYEPHTNETFLLRYWFDASHYQPGGPVIVLQGGETDGAGRLRYLQKGIVAQLSQATNGLGVIFEHRYYGESHPTDDFSTKNLRFLTTDQALADQAYFAQNVVFPGLEHLNLTSHNVPYIAYGGSYAGSVVAFLRKLYPDVYWGAIASSGVPEAIYDYWEYYEAARIYGPRECIEATQKLTHAIDNVLINHTDTEYPQRVKNIFGLGNITRNDDFANAIAQGIAGLQGLNWDPAVNSTEFGHYCGNISSTEVLYTGIAEREEEAKELLAVGGYDEVKLVNQLLNYIGYVDATAVKGCKRRGKSQDECFTNYDSKFYQQDDITQEWRLWAYQYCFEWGYLQTGSGVPADQLPLISRLINLEFTSTVCREAFNITTPSQVERINKHGGVNISYPRLAHVDGEWDPWRAASPHRIGLPERESTVSEPFILIEKGVHHWDENGLFPNETRPGLPPKPVADVQKAEAEFVKAWVEEWHKARGTDV; encoded by the exons ATGGCGATATTACAATATCTCCTGGCCAGCGTGGCGCTTGTTGCGCCTGTTGTAAATGGATACAAGGGTTTTAGGACTTCCTTGACTCTGGGGGACTTCAAGGAGCAG ATGGAGGAGCGAGAGATGAGAACTgccctcatccaccccagAGACACCGACCTTGAAAAGCTCTACCCAGCCCAAACCATCCAAATGCCCATTGATCACTTCCACAATGACTCCATCTATGAACCACACACCAACGAGACCTTCCTTCTCCGATACTGGTTCGACGCGAGCCACTACCAACCCGGCGGTCCGGTCATCGTCCTCCAAGGCGGTGAGACCGACGGGGCTGGTCGTCTTCGATATCTGCAAAAGGGCATCGTAGCCCAGCTCTCCCAGGCAACAAACGGGTTGGGTGTCATTTTTGAACACCGCTACTACGGCGAAAGTCACCCCACTGACGACTTCAGCACCAAAAACCTTCGCTTCTTGACTACGGATCAAGCCCTAGCTGATCAAGCATACTTTGCCCAAAATGTCGTCTTTCCCGGCCTTGAACACTTGAACCTGACCTCACACAACGTCCCTTACATTGCCTACGGTGGCTCCTACGCCGGATCAGTCGTTGCCTTTCTCCGCAAGCTCTACCCAGACGTCTATTGGGGCGCCATTGCCTCCTCTGGTGTTCCCGAGGCAATCTATGACTATTGGGAGTACTACGAGGCCGCCCGGATTTATGGACCTAGGGAATGTATAGAGGCTACTCAGAAGCTTACTCATGCGATCGATAATGTGTTGATCAACCACACTGACACCGAATACCCACAACGGGTCAAGAATATCTTTGGGCTAGGCAATATCACCAGAAACGATGACTTTGCCAATGCCATTGCCCAGGGAATAGCCGGACTTCAAGGCTTGAATTGGGATCCGGCGGTCAACAGTACCGAGTTTGGACATTACTGTGGGAATATCAGCTCGACCGAGGTCCTCTACACCGGGATCGCCGagcgggaagaggaggcaaAAGAACTTCTCGCCGTGGGTGGCTATGATGAAGTGAAGCTAGTGAATCAGCTGCTCAATTACATTGGGTATGTCGATGCCACAGCTGTAAAAGGGTGCAAACGAAGAGGGAAGAGCCAGGACGAGTGCTTCACGAATTATGATTCGAAGTTTTACCAGCAGGATGATATCACGCAGGAGTGGAGGCTGTGGGCTTATCAGTATTGTTTCGA ATGGGGCTACCTCCAAACCGGCTCTGGTGTCCCTGCTGATCAACTCCCGCTCATCTCACGACTGATCAACCTCGAGTTCACGTCCACTGTCTGTCGGGAGGCGTTCAACATTACGACTCCTTCTCAGGTCGAAAGGATCAACAAGCATGGCGGTGTGAACATCAGCTACCCTCGCCTGGCTCATGTTGATGGAGAATGGGATCCCTGGCGTGCGGCATCGCCTCATAGGATTGGGCTGCCCGAGCGGGAGAGCACTGTTTCCGAACCGTTTATTCTCATCGAGAAGGGTGTGCATCACTGGGATGAGAATGGGTTGTTTCCCAATGAGACTAGACCTGGGTTACCGCCCAAGCCGGTGGCTGACGTGCAGAAGGCGGAGGCAGAGTTTGTGAAGGCTTGGGTTGAGGAGTGGCACAAAGCGAGGGGTACTGATGTCTGA
- a CDS encoding uncharacterized protein (EggNog:ENOG503P7HM) — translation MDIKTAFLLFAVSLFPNVDITHIANELPTFRLSTVIKMYTSSILTTLALATAAMATGSARTPNDFSPGFILVVHVTNPDADFTPTVNNAAVNSIHAGPGFRVATISTTLTDGHVFYENGTLDQVEDGETTVIFDSATPLTPFGILVQDPTAPVDNIAINAGPGSYNTVDGDPEVNAALVNGLGEGTYLVCNATVPYYHRNFLTLQANYSRALCAVQGRRPWRIAQGKGGDLRREGLTSG, via the exons ATGGACATAAAGACAGcattccttctttttgccgtctctcttttccccaaTGTTGACATCACTCATATCGCCAACGAATTACCTACCTTTAGACTCTCGACCGTCATCAAAATGTACACCTcttccatcctcaccaccctcgccctggcaacagcagccatgGCCACAGGCAGTGCCAGAACACCCAACGACTTCTCTCCgggcttcatcctcgtcgtgcacgtcaccaaccccgacgcCGACTTCACCCCCACCGTCAACAACGCCGCAGTCAACAGCATCCACGCCGGCCCCGGCTTCCGCGTAGCgaccatctccaccaccctcaccgacGGACACGTCTTTTACGAAAATGGAACCCTAGACCAGGTTGAAGACGGGGAGACAACCGTCATCTTTGACTCTGCCACGCCCCTGACCCCGTTTGGGATTCTGGTGCAGGACCCCACGGCGCCGGTTGACAATATTGCCATCAATGCTGGGCCGGGGAGTTATAATACTGTGGATGGGGACCCGGAGGTGAATGCGGCGTTGGTgaatgggttgggggaggggacgtaCCTGGTTTGTAATGCGACGGTGCCGTATTATCACCGGAACTTTTTGACGTTGCA GGCGAATTATTCCCGGGCCTTGTGTGCTGTGCAAGGCCGACGACCCTGGAGGATTGCACAAGGAAAAGGCGGAGACTTGAGGAGAGAGGGACTGACCTCTGGGTGA